One segment of Primulina tabacum isolate GXHZ01 chromosome 6, ASM2559414v2, whole genome shotgun sequence DNA contains the following:
- the LOC142549083 gene encoding transcription factor GTE4-like isoform X2: MLSGEDEGPKELENLGEHKVYSRKSFKGLKNNKTSGNSTREPPKAQALVPEGLDSLKRLGNSSLDAGSDNFSGLNRDGLPGKGGVFRQEDSVRISLSMKSKSEALELRRKLEGERDMIRSLMRKIEANEGEKNSRTYGTSGGNKVTEGVGLVRTSKPLKQLSVSVFEDGKGGSKSVEKEKRTPKANKMYRNSEFLLAKDKFLPPENNKKLKSSEKKGETSDTGHRFISAKFPKQILKNCNVLLERLMKHKHGWVFNSPVDAANLGLHDYFEIIKKPMDLGTVKTRLNQSWYKSPVEFAEDVRLIFQNAMTYNPKEQDVYVMAEQLAQVFEDKWTLIEADYMRELKLAVDFDVGTHTPISRKTPQQSKQVTNKKRTLDRSESMTYPVEPKRKLVNAAQSGKVTTPKKPKAKDPNKREMTYDEKQKLSANLQSLPSEKLENVVHIIRKRNPSVSQQDDEIEVDIDCVDTETLWELDRFITNYKKSLSKNKRQAESLNQLNTDPEQNTQEKTLMAKVLPDLVVNSHQQSEPRSHESH, encoded by the exons ATGTTGAGTGGGGAAGATGAAGGGCCTAAAGAGTTGGAAAATTTGGGTGAGCATAAGGTTTACTCGAGAAAGTCCTTTAAAGGGTTGAAAAATAACAAAACCAGTGGTAATTCAACTAGAGAACCGCCAAAAGCTCAAGCTTTGGTTCCTGAAGGGTTGGATTCACTGAAAAGATTAGGCAACTCTAGTCTCGATGCGGGGTCGGATAATTTTTCGGGGCTGAATCGGGATGGGTTGCCTGGGAAGGGTGGGGTTTTTAGGCAGGAAGATAGCGTTCGGATAAGTCTGTCTATGAAGTCGAAATCTGAGGCACTAGAGCTCAGGAGAAAACTGGAGGGTGAGAGGGATATGATACGAAGTTTAATGAGGAAGATTGAGGCGAACGAGGGAGAAAAGAATTCACGCACCTACGGGACTAGTGGTGGAAATAAAGTAACCGAGGGCGTAGGACTAGTTCGCACGTCCAAGCCGTTGAAACAGTTGAGTGTGTCGGTATTTGAGGATGGCAAAGGGGGGAGTAAGAGTGTAGAGAAAGAGAAGAGGACGCCCAAGGCGAATAAAATGTATAGAAATTCAGAATTCTTGCTCGCAAAGGATAAGTTTCTTCCGCCAGAAAATAACAAGAAACTGAAATCTAGTGAGAAGAAGGGAGAAACAAGCGATACAGGGCACAGGTTTATATCCGCAAAGTTTCCGAAGCAAATACTTAAAAATTGTAATGTGCTGTTAGAAAGATTGATGAAGCACAAGCATGGTTGGGTATTTAATAGCCCTGTTGATGCAGCTAACCTTGGCTTGCACGActattttgaaattataaaaaaacccATGGACCTTGGTACTGTAAAAACGAGGCTAAATCAGAGTTGGTACAAGTCTCCTGTAGAATTTGCCGAGGATGTAAGACTCATATTTCAAAATGCGATGACGTATAACCCAAAAGAACAAGATGTTTATGTGATGGCTGAACAGTTGGCCCAAGTGTTTGAGGATAAATGGACTCTCATAGAGGCTGATTACATGCGTGAGTTGAAGCTTGCTGTGGATTTTGATGTGGGGACTCATACACCTATCTCACGGAAGACTCCTCAACAGTCAAAACAAGTAACCAATAAGAAAAGAACTCTGGATAGATCAGAATCTATGACCTATCCTGTTGAGCCTAAACGAAAACTTGTGAATGCTGCTCAATCTGGTAAGGTTACTACTCCAAAGAAACCCAAAGCAAAAGATCCAAATAAAAGGGAGATGACATATGATGAAAAGCAAAAACTTAGTGCAAATTTGCAGAGTCTACCTTCTGAGAAGCTTGAAAACGTTGTTCACATTATAAGAAAGAGGAATCCATCGGTTTCACAGCAAGACGATGAGATCGAGGTTGACATAGACTGTGTTGACACTGAAACACTTTGGGAGCTTGATAGGTTTATTACCAATTACAAGaagagtttgagcaaaaacaAGAGACAGGCTGAATCAttgaatcagttgaacactGATCCTGAGCAAAACACCCAAGAAAAG ACTCTGATGGCGAAAGTTCTTCCGGATCTGGTCGTGAACAGTCACCAACAGAGTGAGCCGAG
- the LOC142549083 gene encoding transcription factor GTE4-like isoform X1 has translation MLSGEDEGPKELENLGEHKVYSRKSFKGLKNNKTSGNSTREPPKAQALVPEGLDSLKRLGNSSLDAGSDNFSGLNRDGLPGKGGVFRQEDSVRISLSMKSKSEALELRRKLEGERDMIRSLMRKIEANEGEKNSRTYGTSGGNKVTEGVGLVRTSKPLKQLSVSVFEDGKGGSKSVEKEKRTPKANKMYRNSEFLLAKDKFLPPENNKKLKSSEKKGETSDTGHRFISAKFPKQILKNCNVLLERLMKHKHGWVFNSPVDAANLGLHDYFEIIKKPMDLGTVKTRLNQSWYKSPVEFAEDVRLIFQNAMTYNPKEQDVYVMAEQLAQVFEDKWTLIEADYMRELKLAVDFDVGTHTPISRKTPQQSKQVTNKKRTLDRSESMTYPVEPKRKLVNAAQSGKVTTPKKPKAKDPNKREMTYDEKQKLSANLQSLPSEKLENVVHIIRKRNPSVSQQDDEIEVDIDCVDTETLWELDRFITNYKKSLSKNKRQAESLNQLNTDPEQNTQEKIPASLVTETPNESRKDSDGESSSGSGREQSPTE, from the exons ATGTTGAGTGGGGAAGATGAAGGGCCTAAAGAGTTGGAAAATTTGGGTGAGCATAAGGTTTACTCGAGAAAGTCCTTTAAAGGGTTGAAAAATAACAAAACCAGTGGTAATTCAACTAGAGAACCGCCAAAAGCTCAAGCTTTGGTTCCTGAAGGGTTGGATTCACTGAAAAGATTAGGCAACTCTAGTCTCGATGCGGGGTCGGATAATTTTTCGGGGCTGAATCGGGATGGGTTGCCTGGGAAGGGTGGGGTTTTTAGGCAGGAAGATAGCGTTCGGATAAGTCTGTCTATGAAGTCGAAATCTGAGGCACTAGAGCTCAGGAGAAAACTGGAGGGTGAGAGGGATATGATACGAAGTTTAATGAGGAAGATTGAGGCGAACGAGGGAGAAAAGAATTCACGCACCTACGGGACTAGTGGTGGAAATAAAGTAACCGAGGGCGTAGGACTAGTTCGCACGTCCAAGCCGTTGAAACAGTTGAGTGTGTCGGTATTTGAGGATGGCAAAGGGGGGAGTAAGAGTGTAGAGAAAGAGAAGAGGACGCCCAAGGCGAATAAAATGTATAGAAATTCAGAATTCTTGCTCGCAAAGGATAAGTTTCTTCCGCCAGAAAATAACAAGAAACTGAAATCTAGTGAGAAGAAGGGAGAAACAAGCGATACAGGGCACAGGTTTATATCCGCAAAGTTTCCGAAGCAAATACTTAAAAATTGTAATGTGCTGTTAGAAAGATTGATGAAGCACAAGCATGGTTGGGTATTTAATAGCCCTGTTGATGCAGCTAACCTTGGCTTGCACGActattttgaaattataaaaaaacccATGGACCTTGGTACTGTAAAAACGAGGCTAAATCAGAGTTGGTACAAGTCTCCTGTAGAATTTGCCGAGGATGTAAGACTCATATTTCAAAATGCGATGACGTATAACCCAAAAGAACAAGATGTTTATGTGATGGCTGAACAGTTGGCCCAAGTGTTTGAGGATAAATGGACTCTCATAGAGGCTGATTACATGCGTGAGTTGAAGCTTGCTGTGGATTTTGATGTGGGGACTCATACACCTATCTCACGGAAGACTCCTCAACAGTCAAAACAAGTAACCAATAAGAAAAGAACTCTGGATAGATCAGAATCTATGACCTATCCTGTTGAGCCTAAACGAAAACTTGTGAATGCTGCTCAATCTGGTAAGGTTACTACTCCAAAGAAACCCAAAGCAAAAGATCCAAATAAAAGGGAGATGACATATGATGAAAAGCAAAAACTTAGTGCAAATTTGCAGAGTCTACCTTCTGAGAAGCTTGAAAACGTTGTTCACATTATAAGAAAGAGGAATCCATCGGTTTCACAGCAAGACGATGAGATCGAGGTTGACATAGACTGTGTTGACACTGAAACACTTTGGGAGCTTGATAGGTTTATTACCAATTACAAGaagagtttgagcaaaaacaAGAGACAGGCTGAATCAttgaatcagttgaacactGATCCTGAGCAAAACACCCAAGAAAAG ATTCCTGCTTCCCTTGTTACAGAAACACCAAACGAAAGTAGAAAAG ACTCTGATGGCGAAAGTTCTTCCGGATCTGGTCGTGAACAGTCACCAACAGAGTGA